One window of Myripristis murdjan chromosome 8, fMyrMur1.1, whole genome shotgun sequence genomic DNA carries:
- the hirip3 gene encoding HIRA-interacting protein 3 isoform X2: MEPEDEVHIKLFVSRQLRDAPDLSTLTLGILKQRYLASVDRDSLSPEAKKLMKKVLIEELMKMQDSGKDGSESETPAVMPHQKKRKREKDTEPLSSGGEADDNESKAKKLRHQSNSSEEDEKQDHKTGSEENGDEEQINKVGDDEQKVRGSQENKNGDSEEENNSEDEKSEEEMKESKKSKKGKVFSDSSSDDDQKQSVEKTKKNRVKKGQNASKGEKTSSQQDGDAEVNTEGSSSESSEDDDEKGKEEMEKKNDEDSSSLQSLEDEQENGTEKPQTGKKKKSTKTEDRKNIPKENKDDNKAVVRLKRYIYLCGVRRNFSKLLGGCRSVRAMVNTLKKELEDLGVQGAPSIKKCKEVRRLREEAKEIAELDVGNIISTQGRPKRRAALAWQGQRVPESSPYQRTLNSSCSDEDSHTGRGGRRAADWSNLQGIISDEDSD; the protein is encoded by the exons TACCCTGACTTTAGGCATTTTAAAGCAGCGGTATTTGGCATCTGTGGACCGTGACTCCTTAAGTCCAGAGGCCAAGAAACTTATGAAAAAGGTGCTTATAGAGGAACTGATGAAAATGCAG GACAGTGGCAAAGATGGCAGTGAGTCAGAGACTCCAGCTGTGATGCCACaccaaaaaaagaggaagagggaaaaggaCACTGAGCCCCTGAGCAGTGGAGGAGAGGCTGATGACAATGAATCCAAGGCAAAGAAATTGCGTCATCAATCAAATTCATCAG AAGAGGATGAAAAACAGGaccacaaaacaggaagtgaggagaATGGAGATgaagaacaaataaacaaagttgGAGATGATGAGCAAAAGGTGAGAGgatcacaggaaaacaaaaatggagacagtgaagaagagaataacagtgaagatgagaaatcagaagaggaaatgaaagaatccaaaaaaagcaaaaaaggtaAAGTATTTTCAGACAGTAGTTCTGATGATGACCAAAAACAAAGTGTAGAAAAAACCAAAAAGAACAGAGTGAAAAAAGGCCAGAATGCCAGCAAGGGAGAGAAAACTTCATCACAGCAAGATGGAGACGCTGAAGTCAACACTGAAGGAAGCAGCAGTGAGTCCtcagaagatgatgatgaaaaag ggaaggaagagatggagaagaaaaatgaCGAGGATTCATCATCACTCCAGTCTCTGGAAGATGAACAGGAGAATGGGACAGAAAAACCACAAACtggcaaaaagaagaaatccaCAAAAACAGAGGACAGGAAAAATATCCCTAAAGAAAATAAG GATGACAATAAAGCTGTGGTGAGGCTGAAGCGCTACATCTACCTCTGCGGTGTGAGGCGGAATTTCAGCAAGCTCCTCGGTGGCTGTCGCTCTGTTCGCGCGATGGTGAACACTCTGAAGAAGGAGCTCGAAGACCTCGGCGTGCAAG GTGCTCCATCTATTAAGAAATGCAAAGAGGTCCGACGTCTGAGGGAAGAAGCTAAAGAAATAGCTGAGCTTGATGTCGGAAACATCATTTCCACACAAG GTCGACCTAAACGAAGAGCAGCGTTAGCGTGGCAGGGACAGCGTGTGCCTGAGTCCTCTCCGTATCAGCGCACGTTGAACTCTTCCTGCAGCGACGAGGACAGCCACACAGGCCGAGGGGGCAGACGAGCAGCAGACTGGAGCAACCTGCAGGGCATCATCAGCGATGAAGACAGCGACTGA
- the hirip3 gene encoding HIRA-interacting protein 3 isoform X1 yields MEPEDEVHIKLFVSRQLRDAPDLSTLTLGILKQRYLASVDRDSLSPEAKKLMKKVLIEELMKMQDSGKDGSESETPAVMPHQKKRKREKDTEPLSSGGEADDNESKAKKLRHQSNSSEEDEKQDHKTGSEENGDEEQINKVGDDEQKVRGSQENKNGDSEEENNSEDEKSEEEMKESKKSKKGKVFSDSSSDDDQKQSVEKTKKNRVKKGQNASKGEKTSSQQDGDAEVNTEGSSSESSEDDDEKGEGKEEMEKKNDEDSSSLQSLEDEQENGTEKPQTGKKKKSTKTEDRKNIPKENKDDNKAVVRLKRYIYLCGVRRNFSKLLGGCRSVRAMVNTLKKELEDLGVQGAPSIKKCKEVRRLREEAKEIAELDVGNIISTQGRPKRRAALAWQGQRVPESSPYQRTLNSSCSDEDSHTGRGGRRAADWSNLQGIISDEDSD; encoded by the exons TACCCTGACTTTAGGCATTTTAAAGCAGCGGTATTTGGCATCTGTGGACCGTGACTCCTTAAGTCCAGAGGCCAAGAAACTTATGAAAAAGGTGCTTATAGAGGAACTGATGAAAATGCAG GACAGTGGCAAAGATGGCAGTGAGTCAGAGACTCCAGCTGTGATGCCACaccaaaaaaagaggaagagggaaaaggaCACTGAGCCCCTGAGCAGTGGAGGAGAGGCTGATGACAATGAATCCAAGGCAAAGAAATTGCGTCATCAATCAAATTCATCAG AAGAGGATGAAAAACAGGaccacaaaacaggaagtgaggagaATGGAGATgaagaacaaataaacaaagttgGAGATGATGAGCAAAAGGTGAGAGgatcacaggaaaacaaaaatggagacagtgaagaagagaataacagtgaagatgagaaatcagaagaggaaatgaaagaatccaaaaaaagcaaaaaaggtaAAGTATTTTCAGACAGTAGTTCTGATGATGACCAAAAACAAAGTGTAGAAAAAACCAAAAAGAACAGAGTGAAAAAAGGCCAGAATGCCAGCAAGGGAGAGAAAACTTCATCACAGCAAGATGGAGACGCTGAAGTCAACACTGAAGGAAGCAGCAGTGAGTCCtcagaagatgatgatgaaaaaggTGAAG ggaaggaagagatggagaagaaaaatgaCGAGGATTCATCATCACTCCAGTCTCTGGAAGATGAACAGGAGAATGGGACAGAAAAACCACAAACtggcaaaaagaagaaatccaCAAAAACAGAGGACAGGAAAAATATCCCTAAAGAAAATAAG GATGACAATAAAGCTGTGGTGAGGCTGAAGCGCTACATCTACCTCTGCGGTGTGAGGCGGAATTTCAGCAAGCTCCTCGGTGGCTGTCGCTCTGTTCGCGCGATGGTGAACACTCTGAAGAAGGAGCTCGAAGACCTCGGCGTGCAAG GTGCTCCATCTATTAAGAAATGCAAAGAGGTCCGACGTCTGAGGGAAGAAGCTAAAGAAATAGCTGAGCTTGATGTCGGAAACATCATTTCCACACAAG GTCGACCTAAACGAAGAGCAGCGTTAGCGTGGCAGGGACAGCGTGTGCCTGAGTCCTCTCCGTATCAGCGCACGTTGAACTCTTCCTGCAGCGACGAGGACAGCCACACAGGCCGAGGGGGCAGACGAGCAGCAGACTGGAGCAACCTGCAGGGCATCATCAGCGATGAAGACAGCGACTGA
- the antkmt gene encoding adenine nucleotide translocase lysine N-methyltransferase: MDDATPEEVLADFKGDRRLGGWGVAQIAAGTGLAVYAMWVGILQPGFRKVPLRLQVPYLPASKTQVHNVMRLLRGRQGGLVDLGSGDGRIVLEAHCQGFTPAVGYELNPWLVRLAHFHAWRAGHHGKVSYRREDLWKVDLSKCKNVTVFLAPSVLPLLQEKLQAELPDDALVVAGRFPFPDWTPCRTEGHGVDRAWAYSMQAQRQYACKRKDMLSQETLSVN, translated from the exons ATGGATGACGCCACACCAGAGGAGGTCCTTGCTGATTTCAAGGGAGACAGGCGTCTCGGGGGCTGGGGTGTCGCCCAGATAGCTGCTGGCACCGGCCTCGCTGTCTATGCTATGTGGGTGGGAATCCTCCAGCCAGGCTTTCGAAAAGTCCCCTTGAGGTTACAG gTTCCGTACCTTCCTGCCAGCAAGACCCAAGTCCATAATGTAATGAGGCTGCTGAGGGGCCGACAGGGAGGCCTCGTGGATTTGGGCTCTGGTGATGGCCGCATT GTCCTGGAGGCCCATTGCCAGGGCTTCACTCCAGCTGTTGGCTATGAGCTCAACCCCTGGCTTGTCCGCCTGGCCCATTTCCATGCATGGAGAGCAGGACATCACGGTAAAGTGTCGTACCGGAGGGAGGATCTCTGGAAG GTCGACTTGAGCAAATGCAAGAATGTCACAGTGTTCCTGGCTCCCAGTGTG CTGCCGCTGCTGCAGGAGAAGTTGCAGGCTGAGCTTCCTGATGACGCCCTAGTAGTCGCTGGCCGTTTTCCCTTCCCTGACTGGACACCTTGCAGGACTGAGGGACATGGTGTAGACCGAGCCTGGGCCTACAGCATGCAAGCCCAAAGGCAGTATGCATGCAAGAGGAAAGACATGCTCTCACAGGAAACCTTGTCGGTGAATTAA